In the genome of Leptospira sanjuanensis, one region contains:
- the tnpC gene encoding IS66 family transposase: MSLDLNSLPDDVEELKRIIILENNKYQEELRLQKQKESEHLDQIERLKIQLFGRKTEKWSQIEKDQGFLFNEIESSLQEDSPEPEEESLFSPVKSHTRKKTGRKPFPDYFPRIEILHDIPEIDKTCSCGHELTRIGEDKSEKLDIIPAKIQVEVHIRPKYACKHCEGTSDETLPVVRIAPVPHQIAEKSMLSSGFLAHTLTQKFADALPFYRQAGILQRSGVDISRSTLSNTAIQVFEKLSPMIEDVRRELFKSKYLQIDETILQVLNEEGKLNTSKSYMWVIRGFIREKPVVLYHYEPSRSAKFLEEWIQGFEGIIQTDGFESYDSLLKVKSKILHAGCWNHARRRFFEILKIDSKNVQAEWIVKKIGKLYTIESKAKVESLSSEEHLKLRQSESKPIVDEIRSWMNKRIVEVAPKSSMGKALSYLSGQWEKLLLFLDHPELQLDTNLVENDIRPFVIGRKNWLFSGCPQGATASAGFYSLIQNAKISGIDPYAYLRDLFKSWETIPRSLSCEDLPKNGGLVVR; this comes from the coding sequence ATGTCTTTGGATCTAAACTCTCTTCCTGATGATGTAGAAGAACTAAAAAGAATCATTATATTAGAGAATAATAAATATCAGGAAGAATTACGACTCCAAAAACAGAAAGAATCCGAACATTTGGATCAGATCGAGAGATTGAAGATCCAGCTTTTCGGGAGAAAGACTGAGAAATGGAGTCAGATCGAAAAAGATCAAGGATTTCTTTTTAACGAAATAGAAAGCTCCTTGCAAGAAGATTCTCCTGAACCCGAAGAAGAAAGTCTTTTTAGTCCTGTTAAAAGCCATACAAGAAAGAAGACGGGAAGAAAACCTTTCCCGGACTACTTTCCAAGAATCGAAATCCTACATGATATTCCTGAAATTGATAAAACCTGTTCTTGTGGTCACGAGCTTACTCGTATCGGAGAAGACAAGTCCGAGAAGTTAGATATTATCCCGGCTAAAATACAAGTCGAAGTTCATATTCGCCCTAAGTATGCGTGTAAGCATTGTGAAGGAACTTCTGATGAAACTCTACCTGTCGTAAGAATCGCGCCGGTTCCCCATCAGATCGCTGAGAAGAGTATGCTTTCTTCCGGATTCTTAGCTCACACGCTTACTCAAAAGTTTGCGGATGCTCTTCCGTTTTACAGACAAGCCGGGATTCTCCAGAGATCGGGAGTGGATATTTCAAGGAGCACCCTTTCCAATACCGCAATTCAAGTTTTTGAAAAACTTTCTCCGATGATCGAGGATGTGAGAAGGGAACTTTTCAAATCGAAGTATTTGCAGATCGATGAGACGATTCTTCAAGTGTTAAACGAAGAAGGAAAGTTGAATACATCCAAATCGTATATGTGGGTGATCCGAGGGTTCATCAGAGAAAAGCCCGTTGTTCTCTATCATTATGAGCCGAGTCGGAGCGCTAAGTTTTTAGAAGAATGGATCCAGGGATTTGAAGGAATCATCCAAACGGACGGTTTTGAATCTTACGATTCTTTGTTGAAAGTTAAATCTAAGATTCTTCACGCGGGATGTTGGAATCATGCGAGGAGGAGATTTTTCGAAATTCTAAAAATCGATTCTAAGAATGTGCAAGCAGAATGGATCGTAAAGAAAATCGGTAAGCTTTATACAATCGAGTCAAAAGCTAAGGTAGAAAGTTTAAGTTCTGAAGAACATCTGAAACTCAGGCAATCCGAATCTAAGCCTATCGTTGATGAGATTCGTTCTTGGATGAACAAACGGATCGTCGAAGTTGCTCCCAAATCTTCTATGGGAAAAGCGCTCTCTTATCTTTCTGGCCAGTGGGAAAAACTGCTTCTCTTTTTGGATCATCCGGAATTGCAATTAGATACGAATCTCGTTGAGAACGACATTCGTCCTTTTGTGATCGGTAGAAAAAACTGGCTCTTCTCCGGTTGTCCACAAGGGGCAACTGCGAGCGCGGGATTCTATTCGTTAATTCAAAATGCAAAGATCTCAGGTATCGATCCTTACGCTTATTTACGAGATCTTTTTAAGTCTTGGGAAACGATACCGAGAAGTCTTTCTTGCGAGGATCTGCCAAAAAACGGTGGGCTTGTGGTTCGTTAG
- a CDS encoding bile acid:sodium symporter family protein encodes MKTNKLQKIGEIGTLLFPVWVLTGSVLSFFFPQWFTWFTGPWITYGLGFTMLGMGITLLPRDFRDVFQTPVPVLAGVVLQYTVMPLSGWEIGILLDLPAPLATGLIVVSCCPGGVASNVITYLAKGDLALSVSMTASSTILSVFMTPLLTLFLIGKGVEASASGLFLDTFQVVILPVALGVLLNFYLPQISKRIQTVSPLVAVLLITMIVSSILGAGREKILQSAVRLIAAVVGLHSSGFFFGYILSWLFIRKQKTSRTISIEVGMQNSGLGVVLSRNNFPDPLVAIPAAISSLVHSLIGSLLAAFWRKSTPKG; translated from the coding sequence ATGAAGACAAACAAACTGCAGAAAATCGGAGAAATCGGCACGCTGCTATTTCCGGTCTGGGTTTTAACCGGATCGGTTCTGTCCTTTTTCTTTCCCCAATGGTTCACTTGGTTTACCGGGCCTTGGATCACATACGGGCTCGGCTTTACGATGCTCGGAATGGGAATCACTCTTTTACCCCGGGACTTTCGAGACGTTTTTCAAACTCCGGTCCCCGTACTTGCGGGGGTCGTATTGCAATATACGGTGATGCCTTTATCCGGCTGGGAAATCGGAATTCTTCTGGATTTGCCCGCCCCGCTCGCGACGGGATTGATCGTAGTGTCCTGTTGTCCAGGCGGTGTTGCGTCTAACGTGATTACTTATCTCGCGAAAGGGGATCTTGCTTTATCGGTTTCGATGACCGCGTCTTCCACGATTCTATCGGTCTTTATGACTCCGCTTTTAACGCTCTTTCTCATCGGCAAAGGCGTGGAAGCGTCCGCGAGCGGACTATTCTTGGACACGTTTCAAGTGGTGATTTTACCCGTGGCGCTCGGTGTTCTGCTCAACTTTTATCTCCCGCAAATTTCCAAAAGGATCCAAACGGTTTCTCCGCTCGTCGCCGTTCTACTCATTACGATGATCGTATCTTCGATCTTGGGAGCGGGAAGAGAAAAGATTCTTCAGTCGGCCGTAAGATTGATCGCGGCGGTAGTCGGCCTGCATTCCTCCGGATTCTTTTTCGGTTATATCCTTTCCTGGCTTTTCATCCGAAAACAAAAAACGTCGAGAACAATTTCCATCGAAGTAGGGATGCAAAACTCCGGACTGGGAGTCGTTCTTTCCAGAAATAATTTCCCGGACCCGTTAGTCGCAATACCCGCCGCGATTTCCAGTTTGGTACATTCGCTGATCGGAAGTTTGCTCGCTGCCTTCTGGAGAAAATCAACTCCGAAGGGATAA
- a CDS encoding aminotransferase class V-fold PLP-dependent enzyme → MQPTTITDWKEIQDLYPVNQEMIWLNNCGTTPCNVNTIQTVGEYLEGYARKGVLTEVRKYASVKHTIRKIVAGLINCDVEELCVIHNTNEGMNFLSLGFQLKPGDEILLLENEYPSNIYPWEHWKEKGVNLGFIPMSSTPDQFLENVKSSVGPKTKIVSLSAVHWCTGMPFPLEEIGTFLDEKGIEFVLDGAQGVGLVPIDVRKMKLKYIAFPAWKWLLGPLGLGMLYIQQDRIDTLSFPFKGTGSVVNDEVYLPYRAELKPGADRYEISSGNFIDWVYFQSTLEMLQKIGFHTVMERIYELSDYLSEGMKSVGFQIELDHFPDNRTGIVVGYKEGIPMDELVSYLKKNGVMCALRLGKVRFSPHIYNRKDQLDRVVELLGSFPG, encoded by the coding sequence ATGCAGCCCACCACGATCACCGATTGGAAAGAAATCCAAGATCTGTATCCCGTCAATCAGGAGATGATCTGGTTGAACAATTGCGGGACGACTCCCTGCAATGTGAATACGATCCAAACGGTCGGAGAATATTTGGAAGGGTACGCCCGCAAGGGAGTACTTACCGAAGTGCGCAAATACGCTTCCGTAAAACATACGATTCGAAAGATCGTGGCGGGACTCATCAACTGCGACGTGGAAGAACTGTGCGTCATCCACAACACCAACGAAGGAATGAACTTTCTTTCGCTCGGCTTTCAACTGAAACCGGGAGACGAGATTCTACTGTTGGAAAACGAGTACCCGAGCAATATTTATCCTTGGGAACATTGGAAGGAGAAGGGCGTAAATCTCGGATTCATCCCGATGAGCTCCACACCCGATCAGTTTTTAGAGAACGTTAAGTCCTCCGTCGGGCCTAAAACCAAAATCGTCTCTCTGTCCGCGGTTCACTGGTGTACGGGAATGCCTTTCCCTTTGGAGGAAATCGGAACGTTTCTGGACGAGAAGGGCATCGAATTCGTGTTAGACGGAGCGCAAGGTGTGGGACTTGTCCCCATCGACGTCCGAAAAATGAAGTTGAAATACATCGCCTTCCCCGCTTGGAAATGGCTCTTGGGTCCGCTCGGCTTGGGAATGTTGTACATCCAGCAAGACCGCATCGACACACTCTCGTTTCCGTTCAAAGGAACCGGTTCCGTGGTCAACGACGAAGTCTATTTACCGTATCGGGCGGAACTCAAACCGGGAGCGGATCGTTACGAGATTTCCAGCGGCAATTTTATCGATTGGGTTTACTTTCAATCCACTCTGGAAATGCTCCAAAAGATCGGATTTCATACGGTTATGGAAAGAATCTACGAGCTTTCGGATTATCTCTCCGAAGGAATGAAGAGCGTCGGATTTCAAATCGAACTCGATCATTTTCCGGACAACAGAACGGGGATCGTAGTCGGGTACAAGGAAGGAATTCCGATGGACGAACTCGTTTCCTATCTCAAGAAGAACGGAGTGATGTGCGCGCTTCGATTGGGCAAGGTCCGTTTTTCTCCGCATATCTATAACCGAAAAGATCAGCTCGATCGGGTTGTGGAACTTCTCGGAAGTTTTCCGGGTTGA
- a CDS encoding ferritin-like domain-containing protein, which yields MNIKPLKETTFLEAVAAAIQHEKDYFEFYMSTYEKLPPGDTKELFERLAEEVDDHIKFITELYEQAEGSELPNLKQLTAIHKFHETTLQKLMNKVERTISGPGTKDAHEALELAIREAENSVSFYEKLANKFDDVNIKSLFTKLKDYNHNYQSLLETELNGLDQSGSGQQGTFFWDEQAEEVAKAESKPSKAPSVPKKPKAAAPTSKPAPAAKPAPVAKSTPAVKPVASTASAKKAAPAPKKAASKSKPVAKKAAPKKKAAVKKAAAKPKKTAKKTVKKAAPKKKAAAKAKKKR from the coding sequence ATGAATATTAAACCTTTAAAAGAAACGACATTTTTGGAAGCGGTAGCGGCCGCGATCCAACACGAAAAAGATTACTTCGAATTTTATATGAGCACGTATGAAAAACTTCCTCCCGGAGACACAAAGGAACTTTTCGAAAGACTCGCGGAAGAAGTGGACGATCATATCAAGTTCATCACCGAGTTGTACGAACAAGCGGAAGGATCGGAACTCCCGAACCTGAAACAACTCACCGCGATTCACAAATTTCACGAGACGACTCTTCAAAAACTGATGAACAAGGTGGAGAGAACCATTTCCGGTCCTGGAACGAAGGACGCGCACGAGGCGCTCGAACTTGCGATCCGCGAAGCGGAGAACTCCGTTTCTTTCTATGAAAAACTCGCGAACAAATTCGACGACGTGAACATCAAATCTCTTTTCACGAAACTCAAGGACTACAATCACAACTATCAGTCTCTTCTCGAAACGGAATTGAACGGATTGGATCAATCCGGTTCGGGACAACAAGGAACGTTTTTTTGGGACGAACAAGCCGAAGAAGTTGCGAAGGCGGAATCCAAACCTTCCAAGGCTCCATCCGTTCCGAAAAAACCGAAGGCCGCAGCTCCGACTTCTAAACCTGCACCTGCCGCAAAACCCGCTCCCGTAGCTAAATCGACTCCGGCCGTAAAACCCGTCGCTTCTACGGCGTCCGCTAAGAAAGCGGCTCCCGCACCGAAAAAGGCCGCGAGCAAATCCAAACCAGTTGCGAAGAAGGCTGCGCCGAAGAAAAAGGCAGCGGTGAAAAAAGCGGCGGCAAAACCGAAAAAAACCGCTAAGAAGACGGTCAAGAAAGCGGCTCCGAAAAAGAAAGCCGCGGCAAAGGCTAAGAAGAAAAGGTAA
- a CDS encoding lysoplasmalogenase, with product MILLLFSITALIQLLVSYFFPGEVALKLATKVIPILILIFFSFFEGKWKDRAGKYVFVGLIFSLFGDTFLGLPGNYFVFGLGSFLVAQILYSIGFSVGNPVNLVRLIPYFAFGISFYTWILPGIGSSLYVPVAAYVSAICVMGWRAIARECPRPEYWKSFAGSSLFILSDSLIAMGKFAGLPIPMIGTWIMLTYYAAQFLIYESVEEN from the coding sequence ATGATTTTACTCTTATTTTCGATCACCGCTTTGATTCAATTGCTCGTTTCCTATTTTTTCCCGGGCGAAGTCGCTCTCAAATTGGCGACCAAAGTCATACCGATTCTCATTTTGATTTTCTTTTCTTTCTTTGAAGGCAAGTGGAAAGACCGCGCCGGAAAATACGTCTTCGTAGGATTGATCTTTTCCTTGTTCGGAGATACGTTTTTAGGTCTTCCCGGAAACTACTTCGTATTCGGACTCGGATCGTTTCTCGTAGCGCAGATTTTATATTCGATCGGATTCTCCGTTGGAAATCCGGTAAACCTTGTTCGGTTGATTCCGTACTTCGCGTTCGGAATTTCTTTCTACACTTGGATTCTTCCCGGGATCGGAAGTTCTCTTTACGTTCCGGTTGCGGCGTATGTATCGGCCATTTGTGTGATGGGTTGGAGAGCGATCGCCAGAGAATGTCCAAGACCGGAATATTGGAAATCGTTTGCGGGTTCCTCTCTTTTTATTCTTTCCGACAGTCTAATCGCGATGGGAAAGTTCGCGGGGCTTCCGATTCCGATGATCGGAACGTGGATCATGCTGACGTACTACGCCGCGCAGTTCCTCATCTATGAATCCGTGGAAGAAAATTAA